Proteins from a genomic interval of Granulicella sp. L56:
- a CDS encoding beta-propeller fold lactonase family protein, whose translation MRVRAAGVPWLICLMAAVGLTVLTGCSGFFPPVTPTPPPGSTGNYAYVANTTGTAASGTNPATGTVSGFAVGTGTLTAVPSSPLTLGYQPVAMAVTRNNQFLYVATLGNINVYAINSDGSLSAPSTGTGVAIVNAVSMDVSPDGQWLVALDGNTLQAQVDVFQINTSTGALAAVSNGTFALPNAVINPRMVKISPNGAYIFAAFGTGGDVVFTFNTSTGLAIGVQNLAVSSQTSDNGLTVDSASAYLYIARSGTGGGVRVFAIGSGGTLNEIAGSPFASGGQAYSVVLDNAGKYVYAANRTNGTIYGYSIGTGGALTALGGSPYASGLLVTSLGTDSSGDYLLAAAFGGNADLSMYSFDTTTPGKLDLATSTATGTDPAGAIAVALTH comes from the coding sequence ATGAGAGTACGGGCCGCAGGTGTGCCATGGTTGATCTGCTTGATGGCAGCGGTAGGGCTAACGGTGCTGACTGGGTGCAGCGGTTTCTTTCCGCCCGTAACTCCGACTCCGCCGCCGGGGTCGACGGGGAATTATGCCTATGTCGCCAATACCACGGGGACGGCGGCCAGTGGAACCAACCCCGCGACAGGCACCGTAAGCGGCTTTGCGGTGGGCACGGGAACCCTGACGGCGGTACCGAGTTCTCCGCTGACGCTGGGGTATCAGCCGGTTGCGATGGCGGTGACGCGAAACAACCAGTTTTTGTACGTGGCGACGCTGGGCAACATCAATGTGTACGCGATTAATTCCGATGGCTCGTTGAGCGCGCCGAGCACCGGCACGGGTGTCGCGATTGTGAACGCGGTCTCGATGGATGTGTCACCGGACGGGCAGTGGCTGGTGGCTCTGGATGGGAACACGCTGCAGGCGCAGGTCGATGTGTTTCAGATCAACACTTCCACCGGCGCGTTGGCGGCTGTATCGAATGGGACCTTCGCGCTTCCGAATGCCGTGATTAACCCCAGAATGGTGAAGATATCTCCGAATGGCGCCTATATCTTTGCTGCGTTTGGGACGGGTGGAGATGTAGTCTTTACCTTCAATACCTCGACCGGTCTTGCGATTGGTGTTCAGAACCTGGCGGTGTCGAGCCAGACCAGCGACAACGGCCTCACAGTCGATAGCGCTTCGGCGTACCTCTACATCGCGCGCAGCGGAACGGGAGGCGGTGTGCGCGTCTTCGCCATCGGCAGCGGCGGAACGCTGAACGAGATCGCGGGCTCGCCTTTTGCGTCGGGAGGTCAGGCGTACTCCGTGGTGCTGGACAATGCCGGCAAGTATGTCTATGCGGCGAACCGAACCAACGGCACGATCTACGGCTATTCCATCGGCACCGGAGGCGCGCTGACGGCCCTGGGCGGATCACCTTACGCGAGCGGTTTGCTGGTGACATCGCTGGGCACGGACAGCAGCGGAGATTACCTGCTGGCAGCAGCGTTTGGCGGCAACGCCGACCTCTCGATGTACAGCTTCGATACGACTACTCCGGGCAAGCTGGACCTCGCGACCAGCACGGCGACGGGAACTGATCCTGCCGGAGCGATTGCCGTCGCGTTGACACACTGA
- a CDS encoding M28 family peptidase, producing the protein MSSPRRVSLFGFAILLWLPIASPALNGQRIHSFDSLPSQTASILPELQREVHADMAFLADDELHGRGSATRDEHIAALFAASQFQSLGLEPGGDNGTFLQKVPLPNPLPADIKQRLSKFEDTPRKETWNAIAILRGSSEPNEVILLTAHLDHLGIGPAVNGDSIYNGADDDASGTTAVLALAHILATGHRPRRTIVFALFGSEEIGGFGNRAFLAHPAVPLTSIVANLEFEMIGRPDPTVPAGTLWLTGFSRTNLGPELAKHGAHLVNDPHMGQHFFRRSDNYALALQGIIAQTVSSFGLHKDYHQPSDELRSIDFTHMTHAIASMVAPVNWLANTTWKPQWNFGRKPWHQAIPK; encoded by the coding sequence ATGTCTTCGCCCCGGCGCGTATCTCTCTTCGGATTTGCAATACTTCTCTGGCTACCGATTGCCAGTCCTGCTTTGAATGGTCAGCGAATCCACTCGTTTGACTCGCTGCCTTCACAAACGGCATCCATTCTTCCTGAACTTCAACGCGAAGTCCACGCCGACATGGCCTTCCTCGCCGACGATGAGCTTCATGGACGCGGCTCCGCTACGCGCGACGAGCACATCGCCGCTCTCTTTGCCGCCTCGCAGTTCCAGTCTCTCGGCCTCGAACCCGGCGGCGACAACGGCACCTTTCTGCAGAAAGTACCGCTGCCCAATCCTCTTCCTGCGGACATCAAGCAACGCCTCTCGAAGTTCGAAGACACGCCCCGCAAAGAGACCTGGAACGCCATCGCGATTCTTCGCGGCAGCAGCGAGCCCAACGAGGTCATCCTGCTCACCGCGCACCTCGACCACCTCGGCATCGGCCCCGCCGTCAACGGCGACAGCATCTATAACGGCGCAGACGACGACGCCTCAGGAACGACAGCGGTCCTCGCTCTCGCGCACATCCTCGCCACCGGCCACCGTCCGCGCCGCACCATCGTCTTTGCGCTCTTCGGATCGGAAGAGATCGGCGGCTTCGGCAACCGCGCCTTCCTCGCGCACCCGGCCGTCCCGCTGACCAGCATCGTCGCCAACCTCGAATTCGAGATGATCGGACGGCCCGACCCGACCGTTCCCGCTGGAACTCTTTGGCTTACAGGCTTCAGCCGCACCAATCTTGGCCCCGAACTGGCAAAGCATGGTGCCCATCTGGTCAACGATCCTCATATGGGGCAGCACTTTTTTCGCCGCTCCGACAACTACGCCCTCGCGCTACAAGGCATCATCGCTCAGACCGTCTCCAGCTTCGGTCTACACAAGGACTACCACCAGCCCAGCGACGAACTCCGCAGCATCGACTTCACTCACATGACCCATGCCATCGCCTCAATGGTCGCCCCTGTCAACTGGCTGGCAAACACTACCTGGAAGCCTCAGTGGAACTTCGGCCGCAAACCCTGGCATCAGGCAATACCCAAATAA
- a CDS encoding carboxymuconolactone decarboxylase family protein, with translation MALEDLIGGLPAYAKDLKLNYSSLVKQNTELTPQQLWGTVVVAAIATRSPELTTEVIAEAEAVLSPAALDAAKAAAAIMGMNNIYYRFHHLTSNEKYATLPSRLRMNVLRGHSVEALDFELWCLAVSAVNACGKCVDSHEKVLREKGATEELINAAIRVTSVIHAIGVVLDSEKASPTASA, from the coding sequence ATGGCATTGGAAGATCTGATTGGCGGGCTGCCCGCGTACGCGAAGGACCTGAAGCTGAACTATTCTTCGCTGGTAAAGCAGAACACGGAACTGACTCCGCAGCAGTTGTGGGGAACAGTGGTGGTAGCTGCGATTGCTACGCGAAGCCCGGAGTTGACCACGGAGGTCATCGCAGAGGCTGAGGCGGTGTTGAGCCCGGCTGCTCTGGACGCGGCGAAGGCTGCTGCGGCGATCATGGGCATGAACAATATCTATTACCGCTTTCACCACCTGACGAGCAACGAGAAGTATGCGACGCTGCCGTCGCGGCTGCGGATGAACGTGCTTCGCGGGCATTCGGTTGAAGCGCTTGACTTCGAGCTGTGGTGCCTTGCGGTGAGCGCGGTGAACGCTTGTGGCAAATGTGTGGACTCGCACGAGAAGGTGTTGCGCGAGAAGGGTGCCACGGAAGAGTTGATCAATGCTGCGATCCGCGTTACTTCGGTGATTCACGCGATTGGCGTTGTGCTCGATTCGGAGAAGGCTTCGCCTACGGCTTCCGCATAG
- a CDS encoding peroxiredoxin, whose protein sequence is MLQIGEKFPNYSVTATVSTDKDEAKAFTTITDESYPGKWKLYFFWPKDFTFVCPTEIAAFGKLNSEFADRDCQILGGSTDNEYVHAAWRTHHADLKDLPFPMLSDIRRDLCGQLGILDEQAGVAQRATFIVDPENVIRFIYVTDLSVGRNPQEVLRVLDALQTDELCPCNWQKGEATLA, encoded by the coding sequence ATGTTGCAAATTGGCGAAAAATTCCCCAACTATAGCGTTACGGCCACTGTTTCAACGGACAAGGATGAAGCAAAGGCATTCACTACGATTACCGACGAGTCTTATCCGGGCAAGTGGAAGCTGTACTTCTTCTGGCCAAAGGACTTTACGTTTGTCTGTCCCACTGAGATTGCGGCGTTCGGTAAGTTGAATAGCGAGTTCGCTGACCGCGATTGCCAGATTCTTGGCGGCAGCACAGACAACGAATATGTCCACGCCGCGTGGCGCACGCATCACGCCGACCTGAAGGACCTGCCGTTTCCCATGCTGTCGGATATCCGGCGCGATCTTTGCGGCCAGCTCGGCATTCTGGATGAGCAGGCAGGCGTGGCGCAGCGAGCGACGTTTATCGTCGATCCGGAGAACGTAATCCGGTTTATCTATGTGACCGATCTGTCGGTGGGTCGCAATCCGCAGGAGGTCCTGCGTGTGCTCGATGCGCTGCAGACCGATGAACTGTGCCCCTGCAATTGGCAGAAGGGCGAAGCCACTTTGGCGTAG
- a CDS encoding transcriptional repressor, with translation MAPSKTFRELCSEHGIAVTHQRQVLYEVMQGMSGHPSPEEVYVRVKKKIPAISLATVYKNIHLFVESGVFRKMSMHHGSVRVEMNNEAHHHMVCSHCKAITDIGERELGLVSKRTRLPGGFLVERYAVDVIGLCPKCQ, from the coding sequence GTGGCGCCCTCCAAAACGTTTCGTGAACTTTGTAGCGAGCATGGCATTGCCGTGACGCATCAGCGGCAGGTCTTGTACGAAGTCATGCAGGGGATGAGTGGGCATCCCAGCCCGGAAGAAGTCTATGTCCGGGTGAAGAAGAAGATTCCAGCGATCTCGCTGGCTACCGTTTACAAAAACATTCATCTCTTCGTCGAGAGCGGTGTCTTTCGCAAGATGAGCATGCACCACGGTTCCGTGCGCGTGGAGATGAACAATGAGGCGCACCATCACATGGTGTGCTCGCATTGCAAAGCGATTACCGATATAGGCGAACGAGAGTTGGGACTGGTGTCCAAGCGCACCCGTCTGCCGGGAGGCTTCCTGGTGGAGCGGTACGCCGTGGATGTCATCGGTCTCTGTCCGAAGTGTCAATAG
- a CDS encoding DUF2203 domain-containing protein, whose translation MSKTFTLGEAQTMLRVLESLLRKAQAAGLRAGAFEAEMQQLSYRIFLSGGMHVDVTTAAKRRAQRDKAAQETADTLGEIEAIGVQVQDLDEGLLDFPCVMDGKTVMLCWKLGEDAITHWHEPEDGFAGRKPLDEGFGKSERERLN comes from the coding sequence GTGAGTAAGACATTTACATTGGGCGAGGCGCAGACGATGTTGCGGGTGCTGGAGTCCCTGCTGCGCAAGGCGCAGGCCGCGGGACTTCGCGCTGGTGCCTTCGAGGCGGAGATGCAGCAGTTGAGCTACCGGATCTTTCTGTCGGGCGGCATGCATGTGGATGTAACCACCGCGGCCAAGCGACGGGCGCAGCGCGACAAGGCAGCGCAGGAGACGGCCGACACGCTGGGCGAGATCGAAGCGATCGGGGTGCAGGTGCAGGACCTCGACGAAGGGCTGCTCGATTTTCCCTGTGTGATGGACGGCAAGACGGTCATGCTCTGCTGGAAGCTGGGTGAGGATGCGATTACGCACTGGCACGAGCCGGAGGATGGTTTCGCGGGGCGGAAACCGCTCGATGAGGGCTTTGGGAAGTCGGAGCGCGAGCGGCTAAACTGA
- the nadA gene encoding quinolinate synthase NadA, with amino-acid sequence MNGLMEEVAATAVAERVADTCSLDHYLSQPDHTMDARIAAARATLGTDVVLLGHHYQRDEVIRFADYTGDSYKLSKAAAETNAKYMLFCGVHFMAETADILAQLWQQVILPDLNAGCSMADMAEIGQVEDCCDSLERAGLTSEASGGLIPLTYMNSAASIKAFCGERGGLVCTSSNARGAFEWAFARAGKILFLPDQHLGRNTAFAMGIPREQMVVWDPYQINGGLSPDRLKAAKVILWKGHCSVHQRFLPEHVDRVRREEPGMQVIVHPECRWEVCQKADAIGSTERIIKCIEDAPEGASFAVGTEIHLVNRLAKRFAPLGKRVITLDDAGCLCTTMYRISPQHLAWALENLVEGRVVNRIKVEDDVKQWSRVALDRMLEVS; translated from the coding sequence TTGAACGGACTCATGGAAGAGGTCGCGGCAACGGCCGTGGCAGAGCGTGTTGCGGATACGTGTTCTCTGGATCACTATCTCTCGCAGCCTGATCACACGATGGATGCGCGAATCGCCGCGGCACGGGCTACTCTGGGCACTGACGTGGTTCTGCTGGGGCATCATTATCAGCGCGACGAGGTGATACGGTTTGCCGACTATACCGGCGACAGCTACAAGCTGAGCAAGGCTGCTGCGGAGACCAATGCCAAGTACATGCTGTTCTGCGGCGTGCACTTTATGGCGGAGACGGCAGACATTCTGGCTCAATTGTGGCAGCAGGTGATCCTGCCGGATTTGAACGCTGGCTGCTCGATGGCCGATATGGCCGAGATTGGCCAGGTAGAAGATTGCTGCGATTCGCTGGAGCGCGCCGGATTGACCAGTGAGGCTTCGGGCGGATTGATTCCTCTGACTTATATGAATTCGGCTGCGTCGATCAAGGCTTTTTGCGGAGAGCGGGGCGGATTGGTCTGCACCTCCTCGAACGCTCGTGGGGCCTTTGAGTGGGCATTTGCGCGGGCGGGGAAGATTTTGTTTCTGCCCGACCAGCATCTGGGCCGCAATACGGCGTTTGCCATGGGCATTCCGCGTGAGCAGATGGTGGTCTGGGACCCCTATCAGATCAACGGCGGTCTCTCGCCGGATCGGCTCAAAGCCGCGAAGGTAATTTTGTGGAAGGGACACTGCTCGGTGCATCAGCGGTTTCTGCCGGAGCATGTCGACCGCGTGCGCCGGGAAGAGCCGGGGATGCAGGTGATCGTGCATCCCGAGTGCCGCTGGGAGGTCTGCCAGAAGGCCGATGCGATTGGCTCGACCGAGCGGATTATCAAGTGCATCGAGGATGCTCCCGAAGGCGCGAGCTTTGCCGTCGGTACGGAGATTCACCTGGTCAACCGGCTGGCGAAGCGGTTCGCTCCGCTTGGCAAGCGCGTGATTACGCTGGACGATGCCGGTTGCCTGTGCACGACGATGTATCGCATCTCGCCGCAGCATCTGGCGTGGGCGCTGGAAAATCTCGTCGAAGGGCGTGTGGTGAATCGCATCAAGGTGGAAGATGATGTAAAGCAGTGGTCGCGTGTCGCGCTCGACCGCATGCTGGAAGTTTCGTGA
- a CDS encoding twin-arginine translocase TatA/TatE family subunit → MPSFQDSALIFVLALILFGPKKLPELARQLGKLMGEFRRASNEFRMQMEDELRMAEQADQQKKIAAMEAAAPVTPAITDGSENTIAPPLSEDPIEEHPYMDSFKDDYSTPSIETAVEPVSEANAEPAPEPLPIATSGDLNIMPPSTGLPVASSSSISQAFSSIPRAPEPVPVSDQTTEAPVHG, encoded by the coding sequence ATGCCTAGCTTTCAGGACAGCGCACTCATCTTCGTTCTCGCCCTGATCCTCTTCGGCCCGAAGAAGCTGCCCGAACTCGCCCGCCAGTTGGGCAAGCTCATGGGCGAGTTCCGCCGTGCCTCGAACGAGTTCCGTATGCAGATGGAGGACGAGCTGCGCATGGCCGAACAGGCCGATCAGCAGAAGAAGATCGCCGCCATGGAAGCTGCTGCCCCCGTCACCCCTGCCATCACCGACGGCAGCGAAAACACCATCGCTCCTCCCCTCAGCGAAGACCCCATCGAAGAGCATCCCTACATGGATTCTTTCAAGGACGACTACTCGACCCCGAGCATCGAAACTGCAGTCGAACCCGTCTCCGAAGCCAACGCCGAACCGGCCCCCGAACCACTTCCCATCGCAACCTCAGGCGACCTCAACATCATGCCTCCATCGACCGGCCTTCCCGTAGCCAGCAGCTCTTCCATCTCGCAGGCCTTCAGCTCCATCCCGCGCGCACCGGAGCCGGTGCCCGTATCTGACCAGACGACCGAGGCCCCCGTTCATGGCTGA
- the tatC gene encoding twin-arginine translocase subunit TatC, protein MADFVDRARAAVTDRAELPGMSLMEHLGELRTRLMHSAGYLLVGFAVAYFFHEHLYGWVQQPLTNLHLQLNFTHPTDGLNLYLKVAFLGGAILASPFILYQVWLFISPGMYANEKRYVIPFMAATIGLFFIGAWFGYRWVLPGALKVLILDFGKDFHPIITIEDYTGFFLAIILGLGITFELPILIFFLALFGIVDAKFLVKHFRYAILIIFLIAAIICPMPDPYSMCLFAAPMLALYFVGVGVAFFVHPARRKAKELKPS, encoded by the coding sequence ATGGCTGATTTCGTCGATCGCGCCCGGGCCGCCGTCACCGATCGCGCAGAACTTCCCGGCATGAGCCTCATGGAGCATCTCGGCGAGCTGCGTACGCGCCTCATGCATTCTGCCGGCTATCTGCTCGTCGGCTTCGCCGTCGCCTACTTCTTTCACGAGCATCTCTATGGCTGGGTGCAGCAGCCGCTCACCAATCTCCACCTCCAGCTTAACTTCACGCATCCCACCGACGGCCTGAACCTCTATCTCAAGGTGGCCTTTCTCGGCGGAGCCATCCTCGCCTCGCCTTTCATCCTCTATCAGGTCTGGCTCTTCATCTCGCCCGGCATGTACGCCAACGAGAAACGTTACGTCATCCCCTTCATGGCCGCAACCATCGGCCTCTTCTTCATCGGAGCATGGTTCGGTTATCGCTGGGTCCTTCCCGGCGCGCTCAAAGTCCTCATCCTCGACTTCGGCAAAGACTTCCACCCCATCATCACCATCGAGGACTACACCGGCTTCTTCCTCGCCATCATTCTCGGCCTGGGCATCACCTTCGAACTGCCCATCCTCATCTTCTTCCTCGCACTCTTCGGTATCGTCGACGCCAAATTTCTCGTCAAACACTTCCGTTACGCCATCCTCATCATCTTCCTCATCGCGGCCATCATCTGCCCCATGCCCGACCCGTACAGCATGTGCCTCTTCGCCGCTCCTATGCTTGCGCTCTACTTTGTCGGCGTCGGCGTAGCCTTCTTCGTCCACCCGGCCCGCCGCAAAGCCAAGGAACTCAAGCCCTCATGA
- a CDS encoding M28 family peptidase, producing the protein MTSAALVNVCHPERSAAKSKDLRLLLPLLVLLLAAAKAPAEAPARFNGQAAFALTQQFLNVAPKRYIGSPGHAKAEAFIKDHFKPEIAKGHFETDSFTASTPAGLMDMRNYIVRYPGKKDGVIVLASHYETNYPLRDIGFVGANDGACTSALLIEIGNYLRTHPPQGYSVWLVFDDGEEAVQSWSDSDSLYGTRHLAAKWSQDGTLKKIKAFMVADMIGDKDLNIDKDQNSTPWLLDMLKQAAKNTGHSSYVFKNETAVQDDHLPFQQRGVPVLDIIDIDYGPHTMTLPDGYHHTAFDTIDKISAHSLQIAGDLFLEMIRLIDQHS; encoded by the coding sequence ATGACCTCTGCCGCATTGGTAAACGTCTGTCATCCTGAGCGAAGCGCAGCGAAGTCGAAGGATCTGCGGTTGCTTCTGCCCTTGCTTGTTCTTCTCCTCGCAGCCGCCAAAGCTCCGGCAGAAGCCCCGGCACGCTTCAACGGACAAGCAGCCTTCGCCCTCACGCAGCAGTTCCTTAACGTAGCGCCCAAGCGTTACATCGGCTCCCCCGGCCACGCCAAAGCCGAAGCCTTCATCAAAGACCACTTCAAACCCGAGATCGCCAAGGGCCACTTCGAGACCGATAGCTTTACCGCCAGCACCCCCGCCGGCCTGATGGACATGCGCAACTACATCGTCCGCTATCCCGGCAAAAAGGACGGCGTCATCGTCCTCGCCAGCCACTACGAGACCAACTACCCGCTGCGCGACATCGGCTTCGTCGGCGCCAACGACGGCGCCTGCACCTCTGCCCTGCTCATCGAGATCGGCAACTACCTCCGCACTCATCCGCCGCAGGGCTACAGTGTCTGGCTGGTCTTCGACGACGGCGAAGAGGCCGTCCAGTCATGGTCCGACTCCGACTCCCTCTATGGCACTCGCCACCTCGCCGCTAAATGGTCGCAGGATGGCACCCTCAAGAAGATCAAGGCCTTTATGGTCGCTGACATGATCGGCGACAAAGACCTCAATATAGACAAGGACCAGAACTCAACTCCCTGGCTCCTCGACATGCTCAAGCAGGCGGCAAAAAATACCGGCCACTCCAGCTACGTCTTCAAAAACGAGACCGCCGTGCAGGATGACCATCTCCCCTTCCAGCAGCGCGGTGTCCCCGTCCTCGACATCATCGACATCGACTACGGTCCCCACACCATGACTCTGCCCGACGGCTACCACCACACCGCCTTCGACACCATCGACAAGATCAGCGCACACTCGCTCCAGATTGCAGGCGACCTCTTCCTAGAGATGATCCGCCTGATCGACCAGCACAGCTAG
- a CDS encoding isoaspartyl peptidase/L-asparaginase family protein, whose protein sequence is MPLLLTSLVAQAQPWAIAIHGGAGESEWKHMDTATASAYHASLARALAAGSAVLARHGSALDAVEASVEVLEDDPLFNAGRGSAFAADGTNEMDAALMNGATLEAGSVASIHFTRHPIALARAVMEHTPYVMMVGSGADAFSRAQGLQQEPPAFFFTEMRWQEFADVMRTSGRAVPPHPAGTPPPQGSGHAALSGLDPHIFSHRFGTVGAVARDVQGHLAAATSTGGMQGKLPGRVGDSPIIGAGTYASDRSCAVSGTGVGEYFIRLTLARQVGTLVEQGKTLQQAADQMIHTELPALKGGEGGVIVLGRTGEPVWSNNTVGIFHAQQVEGSAATVWVK, encoded by the coding sequence ATGCCGCTTCTTCTTACCAGCCTCGTAGCGCAAGCACAGCCCTGGGCCATCGCCATCCACGGTGGCGCGGGCGAGTCGGAGTGGAAGCACATGGACACGGCGACTGCATCGGCCTATCACGCCTCACTGGCCAGGGCGCTCGCGGCAGGCTCCGCCGTGCTGGCCCGTCACGGCTCCGCTCTCGATGCCGTGGAAGCATCTGTGGAAGTCTTGGAAGATGATCCCCTCTTTAACGCCGGTCGGGGATCAGCCTTTGCCGCCGACGGCACCAACGAGATGGACGCCGCGTTGATGAATGGCGCAACGCTCGAAGCCGGTTCCGTAGCGAGCATTCACTTTACGCGACATCCTATCGCACTGGCTCGCGCTGTCATGGAGCACACACCCTACGTCATGATGGTGGGCTCAGGAGCCGATGCCTTCTCCCGCGCGCAAGGCTTACAACAGGAACCCCCCGCATTCTTCTTCACCGAAATGCGCTGGCAGGAGTTTGCCGACGTGATGCGTACGAGTGGCCGCGCTGTGCCCCCTCACCCCGCCGGCACGCCGCCGCCTCAAGGAAGCGGCCATGCGGCGCTCTCCGGACTCGACCCTCACATCTTCTCGCACCGCTTTGGCACCGTGGGAGCGGTTGCGCGCGATGTGCAAGGGCATCTCGCTGCTGCTACTTCAACCGGGGGCATGCAGGGCAAGCTCCCTGGACGCGTGGGAGACTCGCCGATCATCGGCGCGGGTACCTATGCGAGCGACCGTTCCTGCGCAGTCTCGGGCACCGGGGTTGGGGAGTACTTCATTCGGCTCACGCTGGCGCGTCAGGTCGGTACGCTGGTGGAACAAGGCAAGACGCTACAGCAGGCCGCTGACCAGATGATCCACACCGAACTGCCCGCGCTCAAAGGCGGCGAAGGCGGCGTGATCGTGCTGGGCCGTACGGGCGAGCCGGTCTGGAGCAACAATACGGTCGGGATCTTCCATGCACAGCAGGTCGAAGGCAGCGCAGCAACAGTCTGGGTGAAGTAG
- a CDS encoding DUF3761 domain-containing protein, whose protein sequence is MRICTRLLAVAAGLLAVNVALAQAPAGSTGQCKDGTYTTAASKSGACRGHKGIQTWLAASAAPTSAKQASPAVAPAPMAMKSTAPAAAPVPMTAAPAKAPKQSAATMQQAAGGGPGMVWVNTLSKVYHCSGTKYYGKTKEGKYMSEADAKASGARADHGNACNK, encoded by the coding sequence ATGAGGATATGTACTCGGTTGTTGGCGGTTGCGGCAGGGCTGCTTGCCGTAAATGTGGCTCTGGCACAGGCGCCTGCGGGATCGACTGGGCAGTGCAAGGACGGAACGTACACGACGGCTGCGAGCAAAAGCGGCGCTTGCCGAGGGCATAAGGGAATTCAGACGTGGTTGGCGGCGTCGGCTGCACCGACTTCGGCCAAGCAGGCATCCCCGGCTGTTGCCCCGGCTCCGATGGCGATGAAGTCAACTGCACCGGCGGCGGCACCGGTTCCAATGACGGCTGCTCCGGCCAAGGCTCCGAAACAGTCAGCAGCTACGATGCAGCAGGCGGCAGGCGGCGGACCGGGGATGGTCTGGGTGAATACCTTGTCGAAGGTCTATCACTGCTCGGGAACGAAGTACTACGGCAAGACCAAGGAAGGGAAGTATATGTCTGAGGCGGATGCAAAGGCTTCGGGCGCGCGCGCCGACCATGGAAATGCCTGCAACAAATAG
- a CDS encoding TerC/Alx family metal homeostasis membrane protein, producing the protein MPAATPISHWIGFHLFLLVLLAFEFFYTRRRTSAPSPAKAHRNAVVSTVLWIAAALAFAVFVFYSLGSESAVQYLAGYAIEESLSIDNLFVFLLLFRLFQIQPLKQPRVLFWGVLGAILMRGAFIAAGLGLLNRFAWISYVFAAILLVAAIRLVIPSSHSEETPVWIRWLSKVHPVSLTQDHFFVIEDNRRMATVLFLALVAIELADVVFALDSIPAVLSITRHPFLAYTSNIMAVMGLRSLYFLLVHFLAKLRFLHYGLAAVLAFAALKMLSGHWIEIGPLLSLGVIVALLAITVTASLLAKPSAQA; encoded by the coding sequence ATGCCCGCTGCCACCCCCATCAGCCACTGGATCGGCTTCCACCTTTTTCTCCTCGTCCTGCTCGCGTTCGAGTTCTTCTACACGCGCCGCCGCACCTCCGCGCCTTCGCCGGCCAAGGCCCACCGCAACGCCGTCGTCTCGACCGTCCTGTGGATCGCCGCCGCCCTCGCTTTTGCCGTCTTCGTTTTCTATAGCCTCGGCAGCGAGTCCGCCGTCCAATACCTCGCCGGGTACGCCATCGAAGAGTCGCTCTCCATCGACAACCTCTTCGTCTTCCTTCTCCTCTTCCGCCTCTTCCAGATCCAGCCGCTCAAGCAGCCCCGCGTCCTCTTCTGGGGAGTCCTCGGCGCCATCCTCATGCGCGGGGCCTTCATCGCGGCCGGGCTAGGTCTCCTCAACCGCTTCGCCTGGATCAGCTACGTCTTCGCCGCCATCCTGCTCGTCGCCGCCATCCGCCTCGTCATACCGTCGTCTCACAGCGAGGAGACCCCAGTCTGGATACGCTGGCTCTCCAAAGTCCACCCCGTCAGCCTCACCCAGGACCACTTCTTCGTCATCGAGGACAACCGCCGCATGGCCACCGTCCTCTTCCTCGCGCTGGTCGCCATCGAGCTGGCCGACGTCGTCTTCGCCCTCGACTCCATCCCTGCCGTCCTCTCCATCACCCGCCATCCCTTCCTCGCCTATACCTCGAACATCATGGCGGTCATGGGCCTACGCTCGCTCTACTTCCTGCTCGTCCACTTCCTCGCCAAGCTGCGCTTCCTCCACTACGGCCTTGCCGCCGTGCTCGCCTTCGCCGCGCTCAAGATGCTCTCCGGCCACTGGATCGAGATCGGGCCTCTGCTCTCGCTCGGCGTGATCGTCGCTCTGCTCGCCATCACGGTCACGGCCTCGCTCCTCGCCAAGCCATCAGCGCAAGCGTAA